GACCGCGCGGCCGTATGCCCGTTCCACCAGCCCGTAAACGGCGTTGAAGGCCCGGAAAAACCACCACCGTCGGCCTTGCACCGGGCGCAGCCACAGCGCGCACTGGGCCGGCTTGAGCGTCAGCGCGTTGATAGCGCTGATCAAAGCCGTGGCGGCGATGGTCAGGGCGAATTGTCGATAAAGCTGGCCGGTGATGCCACCCAAGAAGGCGCTGGGCAGGAACACGGCCATCAACACCAACGTGATGCCGATGATCGGCGCGATCACCTCGGGCATCGCGCGGATGGTCGCGCGCTTGGGCTCCTCGCCGCGCTCGATATGATGCGCGGCGTTCTCGACGATCACGATCGCGTCGTCGACGACGATGCCGATCGCCAGGATCAGGCCGAACAACGTCAGGATATTCACCGTGAAACCGATCACCGCCATGGCCGCGAAGGCGCCGATGATGGTCACCGGCACCGTCGTCGCGGGAATCAGCACGGCCCGCCAATCCTGCAGAAATACCAGGATCACGACGAGCACCAAGGCGCCGGCCTCGCCCAGTGTCCAGTAGACGTCGTGGATCGACGCCTCGACGAACCGCGACGTGTCCAGCGAGACGACGTAGGTCATACCGGGCGGAAAGCTCTTGGCCATCCGGTCCATGGCCTGCTTGACGTCGCGGGCCACGTCGAGCGCGTTGGCTCCGGGCAGTTGATAGACGCCCAGATTGGCCGTCGGCTTGCCGCGCTTCAGGTTGAACTGGTCGTAAGACTGCGCGCCGAGTTCGACCCGGGCCACGTCGCGCAAGCGCGTGACGGCACCGTCGGCGCCGGTCTTGAGAATGATATCGGCGAACTGCTCCGCCTCTTCCAGCCGCCCCAGCACGCTGACGGTGTATTGAAACTGCGTGGCCGAGTTGAGCGGCGGTTGGCCAATCTGTCCGGCCGCGACTTGCACGTTTTGCTCGCGCACCACGCGCATCACGTCGTCGGTCGTCAATTGGCGGCTGCGCAGGCGTTCAGGATCGATCCAGATCCGCATGCTGTAAACGCCGGTGCCGAACACGTTCACGTCGCCCACGCCGCGCACGCGGCTCAGCTCATCGCGCACGGCCAGGTTGGCATAGTTCGCCAGAAACAGGCTGTCATAGTCGTCGTTGGGCGAGGTGAGCGACAACAGCAGGATGATATTGGTCGCCTGCTTGCGAATATTGATGCCCTGCCGCTGCACGTCCTCAGGCAAGAACCGCAGTGCCGAGGCGACGCGGTTCTGCACCAGGATTTGCGCGTCGTCGAGGTTCGTGCCGATCTCGAAGGTGACCGTCAGCGAGTAGGTGCCGTCGCTCGACGAGGTCGACGACATGTAGAGCATGTTCTCGACGCCGTTGATCTGCTGCTCGAGCGGCGCCGCGACGGTGTTGGCCACCACCTGCGCGTTGGCGCCGGGATAGGTGGCGCTCACGCGGACCGTGGGGGGCGTAATCGGCGGGTATTGCTCGACCGGCAGCCGCGCCAACGCTACGCCGCCCAAAACCATCGTCACAATGGCGATGACGTTCGCGAAGACCGGGCGTTCGATGAAGAAGCGGGAAAACATGCCGACGATTACCGGTGAGTCGCTTGCACCGCCTCGGGAGCGTGGACCGCGGCCTGGGCCGAGGCGGTGCTGGCCGCCTGGGACTTACTCCCCTCGCGCACCGGATCGACGGTCGTGCCCGGGCGGGCGCGTTGCAGGCCGTTTACGACGACCCATTCCCCTTCCTTCACGCCTTCGCTGACCACGCGCAGCCCCTGCTGCAAGGGCCCGAGCCGCACGGGACGCTGCTGGACGACGTTTCGGCCTTCGACGACGAGCACGTAGTCGCCGCGTTGATCGGTGCCGATCGCGCGGTCTTCCACCAGCAGCCGTGGCTGCGGTGCGCCCACCGCCGCGCGGATCCGTACGAACATGCCCGGCGTCATGCGCAGGTCGGGATTGGGAAACACGCCGCGCCGCAAAGTCGTACCGGTCGCCGGATCGATGCCGAGCTGTCGAAAGTCGAGCACGCCGCGATGGGGATAATCGTCCTCGTCGGCCAGCGCCAGCTCGAGCTCGGGCGGCTGCTTCTCAGGGTCGGGCAGCCGGTTCTCGCGGCGCAGTTGCATGAATCGCAACAGTTCGAGTTCGCTGACGCTGAAATATGCGTGGATCGGATCGATGTTTTCGATCACGGCCAGCACCGTCTGGTCCTGTAGAACCAGGTTGCCCACGTCGACCATGTGCCGGCCGATGCGGCCCGAGAGCGGCGCGCGAATCTCGGTGTATTGCAGGTTCAGCTCGGCCTCGGTCAGCGCAGCCGCAGCCGCGCGGCGCTCGGCTTCGGTGCGCGCCAACTCGGCCCGGTCCAAGTCAAGCTGTTCGCGCGTCACGGCGTCGGCGCGGGCCAATTCGTTCGAACGGGCCAGATTGGCGTTGGCCAGTTGCACGGCGGCGTCAGACTTGGCCAGATTGGCCCGGGCCACTTCCAACTCGGCCCGGAACGGAGCCTGCTC
This region of Pirellulales bacterium genomic DNA includes:
- a CDS encoding efflux RND transporter periplasmic adaptor subunit produces the protein MASFPRQQVAAVLLCLGAGSSLAGCRGRNEFVPPPPPKVTVSQPVIRDVTEWVEFTGTTRAQQTVELRARVRGYLEKIEFEDGTQVKQGELLFVVEQAPFRAELEVARANLAKSDAAVQLANANLARSNELARADAVTREQLDLDRAELARTEAERRAAAAALTEAELNLQYTEIRAPLSGRIGRHMVDVGNLVLQDQTVLAVIENIDPIHAYFSVSELELLRFMQLRRENRLPDPEKQPPELELALADEDDYPHRGVLDFRQLGIDPATGTTLRRGVFPNPDLRMTPGMFVRIRAAVGAPQPRLLVEDRAIGTDQRGDYVLVVEGRNVVQQRPVRLGPLQQGLRVVSEGVKEGEWVVVNGLQRARPGTTVDPVREGSKSQAASTASAQAAVHAPEAVQATHR